One part of the Marinobacter sp. M3C genome encodes these proteins:
- a CDS encoding DUF2309 domain-containing protein yields the protein MSPSYVVQNELQAAVTAACEAIAPIWPLDQFIAVNPWWGMRKQSVAEAADQLQRRGGISMLMPASFYLSAWDGGRIRPEDVQDVLQAVGPEPAPSLEDLLKRLRAGDFVQPRAACSIFLSHEGLAPAGDGNSQEAVVRQTGRFCARYFDQRQARWAADKEHSLYTAWHQHVNASHLVDKQIGVKGLQRMLASLPQETEQALAQLTRDLALPPAALEALCHGLLLDMIGWASWCRGIDWRAENQGGTSKICRELLAVLLAWEWAGFALTNNATQKAWQSQWFLAAKSGFDEDGLDNGANTDGQLWLWQQAFERAWQRQLLSSLNLDASPVAAVTPDVQAVFCIDVRSEVIRRNLEQADGGIQTKGMAGFFGLALAHQTLSDKPGMRQLPGLLEPAIIAADTTGTSQGDNAQRSKTNQQELVRQAVRSAKYGSLSTFTLVETTGLAWAWKLVRDSLNIGNGSKGEDHEPGQLRMHHAGTGDPLSDANKIRLGTDFLRSLSLTEHFAPLLVLVGHGARTDNNAHHAGLACGACGGRNGGLNAQIVADMLNEPVVRAGLEKEGIVIPQETWVVAGQHCTVTDQVQIIRRSALPGSHSGVMSRFEKALSIAGTSMRRERATPLQLNGLGDDALLAELQRRTRNWAEVRPEWGLANNAAMLIGNRTLSRGRDLGGRVFMHDYDPEADEDGNVLTAIFSGPVVVASWINLQYFASVTAPETYGAGNKLLHSVIGGNVGVIEGDGSDLRIGLPWQSVHDGTNWRHEPMRLTVLIDAPQERIDLALERTPALATLVKNQWLSMTSLQLIKRTRGASSASAQLTVAG from the coding sequence ATGAGCCCTAGCTACGTCGTACAAAATGAATTACAGGCGGCCGTAACTGCGGCTTGCGAGGCCATAGCGCCGATATGGCCACTGGACCAGTTTATTGCCGTCAATCCCTGGTGGGGAATGCGGAAGCAATCGGTGGCAGAGGCGGCCGATCAACTGCAGCGCCGTGGCGGTATCAGCATGTTAATGCCTGCGTCTTTTTACTTGTCGGCCTGGGACGGCGGGCGCATACGCCCCGAAGACGTGCAGGATGTGTTACAGGCGGTTGGCCCTGAACCTGCGCCATCGCTTGAAGACCTGCTGAAGCGCTTACGCGCGGGTGATTTTGTTCAGCCACGGGCGGCCTGCTCTATTTTCCTCAGCCATGAAGGCCTTGCGCCGGCCGGCGATGGCAACTCCCAAGAAGCCGTTGTACGTCAGACAGGTCGTTTCTGTGCCCGTTACTTTGACCAGCGCCAGGCACGCTGGGCTGCAGACAAGGAACACAGCCTTTACACGGCTTGGCATCAGCATGTAAATGCCAGCCATCTGGTAGACAAGCAGATTGGAGTCAAAGGCTTACAACGTATGCTTGCAAGCTTGCCGCAAGAGACCGAACAGGCCCTGGCACAACTGACCCGCGATCTGGCCCTGCCGCCCGCGGCGTTGGAAGCGCTTTGCCACGGATTGTTACTGGATATGATTGGCTGGGCGTCCTGGTGCCGCGGAATAGACTGGCGAGCCGAAAACCAAGGGGGCACCAGTAAGATCTGTCGTGAGCTGTTGGCTGTGTTGCTGGCATGGGAATGGGCAGGGTTCGCGCTTACCAATAACGCTACCCAGAAAGCTTGGCAAAGCCAGTGGTTTCTGGCAGCCAAGAGTGGGTTTGATGAGGACGGGCTCGATAACGGCGCAAACACTGACGGCCAACTTTGGTTGTGGCAGCAGGCGTTTGAGCGGGCCTGGCAGCGGCAGCTGCTATCAAGCCTGAATCTTGATGCGAGCCCGGTTGCCGCGGTAACGCCAGACGTTCAAGCGGTATTTTGTATTGATGTGCGTTCGGAAGTTATCCGGCGCAACCTGGAACAAGCGGACGGCGGTATTCAAACCAAGGGTATGGCCGGCTTTTTTGGCTTGGCGCTGGCCCATCAGACACTCAGCGACAAGCCTGGCATGCGTCAGCTTCCGGGCCTGTTGGAGCCGGCAATCATAGCCGCTGACACCACGGGTACCAGCCAGGGTGATAACGCACAGCGAAGCAAAACCAATCAGCAAGAACTGGTCCGTCAGGCGGTTCGCAGCGCCAAGTATGGCAGCTTGTCAACTTTTACCCTGGTGGAAACCACCGGCTTGGCCTGGGCCTGGAAGCTGGTGCGTGACAGTCTTAATATAGGAAATGGCAGTAAAGGTGAGGATCACGAGCCTGGCCAGCTGCGCATGCATCATGCCGGAACCGGAGATCCGCTGTCTGATGCGAACAAAATCCGCCTGGGCACCGATTTTTTGCGGTCGCTGTCGCTGACGGAACATTTTGCTCCGTTGCTGGTTCTGGTGGGCCATGGCGCGCGCACAGACAATAACGCTCACCACGCGGGTTTGGCGTGTGGCGCCTGCGGGGGCCGCAATGGCGGCCTGAATGCGCAAATTGTGGCTGATATGCTGAATGAACCGGTGGTGCGTGCAGGTCTGGAAAAAGAAGGTATCGTTATTCCGCAGGAAACTTGGGTGGTTGCGGGCCAGCACTGCACGGTGACCGACCAAGTGCAGATTATTCGCCGCAGCGCCTTACCAGGCAGTCATAGCGGTGTCATGTCGCGTTTTGAAAAGGCTCTTAGCATTGCTGGCACCAGCATGCGGAGGGAGCGGGCGACACCGCTTCAGCTAAACGGTTTGGGGGATGACGCGCTGCTGGCCGAACTGCAAAGACGTACCCGGAACTGGGCAGAGGTTCGCCCTGAGTGGGGTTTGGCCAATAACGCCGCAATGCTGATTGGCAATCGCACATTGTCGCGCGGACGCGACCTGGGTGGCCGGGTGTTCATGCACGATTATGACCCCGAGGCAGATGAGGATGGCAATGTACTGACCGCCATATTTAGTGGCCCTGTGGTGGTTGCCAGCTGGATTAATTTACAGTATTTCGCCTCGGTGACGGCACCGGAAACCTACGGTGCGGGCAATAAGCTGCTGCATTCGGTGATCGGCGGCAATGTGGGCGTGATTGAAGGCGATGGCAGCGATCTGCGGATTGGCTTGCCGTGGCAGTCGGTTCACGACGGCACGAACTGGCGGCACGAGCCCATGCGTTTAACGGTTCTGATTGATGCGCCTCAAGAGCGGATTGATTTGGCTTTGGAGCGCACCCCGGCGCTCGCCACACTGGTTAAAAACCAGTGGCTGAGTATGACCAGCCTTCAGCTGATCAAGCGAACCCGGGGTGCCAGTTCCGCTTCGGCCCAGTTGACCGTTGCGGGCTGA
- a CDS encoding NADH-quinone oxidoreductase subunit L, translating to MNPIATVVAELALLGWLLVPLSLLLLAAYANWTSNPRKLAHCWTAAKSLFVALMAITGFIGLMLLADGPGFTTGLPDIGAQFGLFPSGLALWMSMLVGFIGWVIIRYADDYLRGDPGRARFFPWFLITLASVLVLVLTNHLLVLVGAWVGVSLSFHHLLTLYPQRAAANAAALQKFIISRVGDVCVLSAVLLLHHHYGTFYLPEMMAADGGAGHSLALQSASVLLAIAALLKCAQLPVHGWLLRVMEAPTPVSALLHAGIINLGGFLWLRLYPVFDGFTPGHGVLLVVGGVTAVVAALVMMTQSSVKHSLAWSTSAQMGFMLFEIGLGAYTLAFLHLLAHSLYKAHSFLASSRTVVASHSLAGYAGVERVQVINGVLAAVVAAVILSAVPALAEGKLVLGTLLVLACTAAALGIPAWVKAPVRASLLLCTLMLLPLYSLLHALLSPALGSTSNLVLPLAAQVAGLAIVAALAAGSLMILLKPQSRISQALHHYCCEGLGLDLPLNRISAALARKTNSLSLRGAKPTNLNKVTPLSSGERS from the coding sequence ATGAACCCCATCGCCACCGTCGTTGCAGAACTTGCCCTGTTGGGCTGGCTGCTAGTCCCGTTGTCGTTGCTGTTGCTTGCGGCATATGCCAACTGGACCAGCAACCCACGCAAACTTGCCCATTGCTGGACCGCCGCCAAGAGCTTATTCGTTGCCTTGATGGCCATCACGGGGTTTATCGGCCTGATGTTGTTGGCCGATGGCCCGGGCTTCACAACCGGCTTGCCGGATATTGGTGCCCAGTTTGGCCTGTTTCCCAGCGGCCTGGCATTGTGGATGTCGATGCTGGTTGGTTTTATTGGCTGGGTCATCATTCGTTACGCGGACGACTATCTGCGCGGCGACCCGGGCCGTGCGCGCTTTTTCCCCTGGTTTCTTATTACCTTGGCCAGCGTTCTGGTTCTGGTGTTGACCAACCACCTGCTGGTCCTTGTGGGTGCCTGGGTGGGCGTGAGCCTTTCATTTCACCACTTGCTTACCCTTTATCCCCAACGCGCCGCGGCGAACGCGGCCGCTTTGCAGAAGTTCATAATCAGCAGGGTAGGTGATGTGTGTGTACTCAGCGCCGTTTTGCTGCTGCACCATCACTACGGAACCTTTTATCTTCCAGAAATGATGGCCGCCGACGGCGGGGCTGGCCATTCGTTGGCGTTGCAATCCGCGTCTGTACTGCTGGCTATAGCGGCGCTGCTGAAATGTGCTCAGCTGCCAGTTCATGGCTGGTTGTTGCGGGTTATGGAAGCGCCGACGCCGGTTTCGGCACTGCTGCACGCGGGCATTATCAACCTGGGTGGTTTTCTATGGCTGCGTTTGTACCCAGTGTTTGACGGTTTTACCCCGGGCCACGGCGTTCTTCTTGTTGTCGGCGGTGTGACCGCAGTCGTTGCTGCGCTGGTGATGATGACGCAGTCATCAGTAAAGCACTCACTGGCGTGGTCTACGTCAGCACAGATGGGGTTTATGTTGTTCGAAATTGGTTTAGGCGCTTACACCTTGGCCTTCCTGCATCTGCTGGCGCACTCGCTGTACAAGGCGCATTCGTTCCTGGCCAGTAGCCGCACGGTTGTGGCCAGCCATTCGCTGGCAGGGTACGCCGGAGTGGAGCGGGTTCAGGTGATAAACGGCGTGCTTGCCGCCGTGGTCGCCGCGGTTATATTGTCGGCGGTGCCGGCACTGGCGGAAGGGAAACTGGTTCTGGGTACGCTGCTGGTGTTGGCGTGCACCGCTGCCGCACTGGGCATTCCAGCTTGGGTGAAGGCTCCGGTTCGAGCCAGCCTACTGCTTTGTACCCTGATGTTGTTGCCACTTTATAGCTTACTGCATGCGTTGCTGTCGCCGGCTCTGGGTTCAACCAGCAACTTGGTGCTTCCACTTGCAGCACAAGTGGCGGGCTTGGCCATCGTCGCTGCTCTGGCGGCTGGCTCTCTGATGATTTTGCTTAAACCGCAGAGCCGCATCAGCCAGGCACTCCATCATTACTGCTGCGAAGGCTTAGGGCTAGATCTGCCGTTGAACCGCATCAGTGCCGCATTGGCAAGAAAAACCAACAGCTTGAGCCTTCGCGGCGCCAAACCGACCAACCTAAACAAAGTTACCCCGTTGAGTTCAGGAGAGCGGTCATGA
- a CDS encoding LysR family transcriptional regulator, with translation MKLNYHHLFYFWEVARTGHLTRAAEALHISQSALSGQIRKLEDSFGEALFIREGRRLKLSEAGRVAFSYAEEIFRQGAELSALFESGHQPARETLKVGAVATLSRNFQEGFLAPLLEQDDLELSLQSGGLDDLLRRLSAHRLDLVLSNQPVQGDQQNPFRSRRIARQPVSIIGPPDAATNVVFPDFLQGLRLIVPGAENNIRHAFDQFCDYHKVRPRLIAEVDDMAMMRLLARDTRYFSVLPPVVVRDELKAGSLVDYGALPGVFEEFYAISIRRRFEPAILARLLAQPAGDFLNQI, from the coding sequence ATGAAACTCAATTACCACCATCTTTTCTACTTCTGGGAAGTAGCCCGCACCGGACATCTGACCCGCGCTGCGGAAGCTTTGCACATATCGCAATCGGCACTGTCGGGGCAAATACGAAAACTAGAGGATAGTTTTGGTGAAGCGCTGTTTATTCGCGAAGGGCGGCGCCTGAAGCTTTCAGAGGCCGGTCGCGTCGCATTCAGCTACGCAGAAGAAATATTTCGCCAAGGGGCGGAGCTATCTGCTTTGTTTGAAAGCGGGCACCAACCGGCGCGAGAAACATTAAAGGTAGGTGCTGTGGCGACGCTGTCGCGGAACTTTCAGGAGGGTTTTCTGGCACCGCTGTTAGAGCAGGATGATCTGGAGCTCAGCCTACAAAGCGGCGGGCTTGACGATTTACTGCGGCGCCTGTCGGCACATCGGCTGGACCTGGTGCTGTCAAATCAGCCGGTTCAGGGCGACCAACAAAACCCATTTCGCTCTCGCCGCATCGCACGTCAGCCGGTGAGCATTATCGGGCCTCCCGACGCGGCCACCAACGTAGTATTCCCTGACTTTCTCCAGGGTTTGCGGCTCATTGTTCCCGGGGCCGAAAACAATATACGCCACGCTTTTGACCAATTCTGCGACTACCACAAAGTGCGGCCAAGGCTGATAGCAGAGGTGGACGACATGGCCATGATGCGGCTGCTGGCACGGGACACCCGCTACTTTTCGGTACTACCCCCGGTGGTCGTCCGTGACGAATTGAAAGCCGGAAGCCTGGTGGATTACGGTGCCTTACCCGGTGTTTTCGAAGAATTTTACGCCATCAGCATCCGCCGCCGATTCGAGCCTGCCATTCTGGCCCGGCTGCTGGCCCAGCCGGCAGGCGATTTTCTAAATCAGATTTAA
- a CDS encoding J domain-containing protein, with amino-acid sequence MNCWDLLGIEPTSDRQRVEQAYQQQLKFASSDEARSLEQAFREATGAAPAASDIEAQTPPNTPDAQPEHGPEQPQELDAHSAQVAREVVIQIKALLNDSIRAENADVWKAILCEPPADQPALRAEIARRLESQLRPMAENGVFPVSVTAFLGDWFEWPSLREAPSSHGKKQQPDERNYPEPEMMGGEGEQNEQPPQSVNFWPAVIGWIIGLAILTSLFGGMGGS; translated from the coding sequence ATGAACTGCTGGGACCTACTTGGAATAGAACCGACATCCGATCGCCAGCGCGTAGAACAGGCTTACCAGCAACAACTGAAATTTGCCAGCAGCGATGAGGCGCGAAGCCTGGAGCAAGCCTTTCGCGAAGCCACCGGCGCAGCACCAGCCGCCTCCGATATCGAGGCACAAACGCCGCCAAACACTCCAGACGCGCAGCCTGAGCACGGGCCTGAGCAACCCCAAGAGCTGGACGCTCATTCAGCGCAAGTGGCGCGTGAGGTGGTTATTCAGATCAAAGCGCTGCTGAACGACAGCATCCGGGCGGAAAATGCAGACGTGTGGAAGGCCATTCTGTGTGAGCCACCGGCTGATCAGCCTGCTTTGCGCGCTGAGATTGCCCGCCGGCTTGAGTCACAGTTGCGTCCGATGGCCGAAAACGGCGTGTTTCCGGTATCAGTGACGGCATTTTTGGGTGACTGGTTTGAATGGCCGAGCCTGCGAGAAGCGCCGAGCAGCCATGGGAAAAAGCAACAGCCGGACGAGCGTAATTATCCCGAACCAGAGATGATGGGCGGGGAAGGCGAGCAGAATGAACAACCACCGCAATCCGTTAACTTCTGGCCGGCGGTGATTGGTTGGATTATTGGACTCGCTATTTTGACCAGCCTGTTCGGCGGCATGGGCGGGAGCTGA
- a CDS encoding TonB-dependent receptor has protein sequence MAVTNCFCCPNSDGASSGFAITPLQVAPRAAILRCATQAISSFRPYFSATLLGVTAAIAPAWADGNDIPDKIEPLPGFYSFNDDIPEVLTTTRLRQPKTRVPGSTTVIEGDLVRQLGINSLVEIFRLVPGMVVAEVGSSTPVTTYHGTAHYEQRRMQVLIDGRTAHRATLSDMDWQTMPVALELIERIEVSRGPNSAAYGVNAFLGSINIITRDPADTAGTELRVMSGSRDYRRTFASVGDANANIDWRMAFEKREFGGFDYQREDGDFIPFHDGQNLNFLTFDSRLKLQPDFNIELRAGVTDGVNEEDQYKTGYFPAQANPDIDVRDYYLDSRFNVISSADHFFHVQVSFENFKRRQRWPIKVPTEDVLPLFNGICSNPAGSSVNCSNLNTAPEPLSANLNADSEDSRLELELQDTLILSDTTKLVSGLGYRHDTYRSETFFNGRGTSEQYRVFANVEYSPTNWLTFNGGGNWEHTDTTGQGYFSPRLAANLIFNNQHALRFVYSEAVRTPDSFEQNPDYGHTLRNVNAAYAEELEGYRLTTNDLLDKNYVNTLDVHLTEEKIRSHEISYFGQFPVSPVLLTLEVRGFRDEMRDMIGGVIQFEEWNIDNSVDIDQKGFEVEGSVVFPSTTLRLSYGYLDQDSRYSGPDNYDGTQLSAEEKGNKLTWLGRLSARHSGSIAAIQRLPWNITAASAFYWADEFRNSQFERLDIRLAKQLVQPRYTAEFAFVMQHYLNREFDLSSDNNIADHNQFFVEAGLRF, from the coding sequence ATGGCCGTTACGAATTGCTTCTGTTGCCCGAACAGTGATGGGGCGAGCTCGGGTTTTGCAATAACGCCGTTGCAAGTGGCTCCGCGCGCGGCCATTTTACGCTGTGCAACCCAGGCAATCAGCAGCTTTCGGCCATATTTTTCGGCAACCTTGCTGGGAGTCACGGCGGCGATAGCACCCGCCTGGGCCGACGGCAATGACATTCCCGATAAGATTGAGCCTTTGCCCGGCTTTTACAGTTTCAACGATGACATTCCAGAAGTGTTGACCACAACCCGCTTGCGGCAGCCCAAAACTCGGGTGCCGGGCAGTACCACCGTTATTGAAGGTGATCTGGTGCGGCAATTAGGCATCAACAGCCTGGTTGAAATTTTCCGGCTCGTGCCCGGCATGGTCGTCGCAGAGGTCGGTAGCAGTACACCAGTGACCACCTACCATGGCACCGCGCATTACGAGCAACGGCGCATGCAGGTGCTGATTGATGGCCGCACAGCCCATCGCGCCACTCTGTCAGATATGGACTGGCAAACCATGCCGGTGGCGCTGGAGCTGATTGAACGAATTGAAGTAAGCCGCGGGCCCAACTCTGCGGCTTACGGCGTCAACGCGTTTCTGGGCAGCATCAATATTATTACCCGAGACCCGGCCGATACTGCCGGTACGGAACTGCGGGTAATGTCCGGATCTCGCGATTATCGGCGTACATTTGCCAGCGTCGGCGATGCCAACGCCAACATTGACTGGCGCATGGCTTTCGAGAAACGCGAGTTTGGAGGATTCGATTACCAGAGGGAGGATGGTGATTTTATACCGTTCCATGATGGCCAGAATCTGAACTTTCTGACGTTCGACTCGCGCTTGAAGCTGCAACCAGACTTCAATATAGAATTGCGGGCTGGCGTTACAGACGGTGTTAACGAAGAAGATCAATACAAAACGGGCTACTTCCCGGCGCAAGCCAATCCAGATATTGATGTACGCGATTATTATCTGGATAGCCGCTTTAACGTCATCTCATCCGCCGATCATTTTTTCCACGTTCAGGTAAGTTTCGAGAATTTCAAACGGCGCCAGCGGTGGCCAATTAAGGTACCCACAGAGGACGTCTTGCCTTTATTCAATGGAATCTGTTCAAACCCAGCGGGTAGTTCCGTTAACTGCTCAAACTTGAACACCGCGCCTGAACCATTATCAGCTAATCTGAACGCCGATTCAGAAGATTCCCGGTTGGAGCTGGAGCTGCAGGACACGTTGATTCTGTCTGACACGACCAAACTGGTCTCTGGGCTGGGTTATCGCCACGACACCTATCGTTCGGAAACCTTTTTCAATGGCCGCGGCACCAGTGAACAGTACCGAGTTTTCGCCAATGTAGAATATAGCCCTACAAATTGGCTGACCTTTAACGGCGGTGGCAACTGGGAACATACAGACACGACCGGCCAGGGTTACTTCTCCCCGCGCTTAGCGGCCAACCTGATTTTCAATAATCAACATGCACTGCGTTTTGTTTACTCTGAGGCCGTGCGCACACCGGACAGTTTTGAGCAAAACCCGGACTACGGTCATACACTTCGAAACGTCAACGCTGCGTACGCTGAGGAACTTGAGGGTTACCGCTTAACGACAAACGACTTACTCGATAAAAATTACGTCAACACCTTGGATGTTCATTTGACTGAGGAAAAAATCCGCTCTCACGAAATCAGTTATTTCGGCCAGTTCCCTGTGTCACCTGTCTTGCTCACACTGGAGGTGCGTGGATTCAGGGACGAGATGCGGGATATGATCGGTGGTGTAATCCAGTTCGAGGAATGGAATATTGATAATAGTGTGGATATTGATCAAAAAGGTTTTGAGGTTGAAGGCTCCGTGGTCTTTCCTTCAACAACTCTGCGTCTAAGCTATGGTTATCTTGATCAGGATTCTCGCTACAGCGGCCCTGACAATTATGATGGCACACAGTTATCCGCCGAGGAGAAGGGAAACAAGCTAACATGGCTTGGGCGCCTTTCCGCAAGACATTCTGGAAGCATTGCAGCCATTCAACGACTTCCATGGAATATTACCGCGGCGAGCGCATTTTACTGGGCAGATGAGTTCCGAAACTCCCAATTTGAGCGCTTGGATATTCGCCTGGCCAAGCAACTTGTTCAGCCACGTTACACTGCGGAATTTGCGTTTGTTATGCAGCACTACCTGAACCGGGAGTTTGATCTTAGCTCTGATAACAATATTGCGGACCACAACCAATTTTTTGTGGAAGCAGGGCTACGTTTTTAA
- a CDS encoding ABC transporter substrate-binding protein encodes MAPMYRSLSKVRLFRTTYFIAPGRVAVAALFCFILMLAAGAARSDITIPLIYVVGSGNDVLDNYLLDQVRQLVGREVRVMPVNESEAALNPGIPIVTIGRRAFTTALGTYPQSPILATLISQEYYRAITHARSDKKTERSVSAIYYDVPLLNQALTGKAILPQSRRIALLATPKSTHLYSELLSQLPKYNLEAQMFVVNSNSELIPTLVRALYYGDFVLAAQDPSIYNPSTIKHILLTAYRRNIMVIGPSQAYVKAGSLASSYAPYSAVAQALVSALEQWFHEGVLPKPAYPTDFNVQINEQVGRSLNIPLPSEANVKEQVIEQLREQAMPATKDATADAENRGILP; translated from the coding sequence ATGGCTCCCATGTATCGATCGCTTAGCAAGGTACGCCTGTTCCGGACGACATATTTTATCGCTCCCGGACGTGTTGCGGTTGCTGCGCTCTTCTGTTTTATCCTGATGCTGGCCGCCGGCGCTGCTCGCTCAGACATTACGATTCCGTTGATCTATGTGGTGGGTTCGGGTAACGATGTCTTGGACAACTATTTGCTGGATCAAGTTCGCCAGTTGGTTGGTCGAGAAGTACGCGTTATGCCGGTTAACGAGTCTGAAGCGGCATTAAACCCGGGCATACCCATAGTGACCATTGGCCGCAGAGCGTTTACAACGGCGTTGGGCACATATCCGCAGTCGCCGATATTGGCAACACTGATTTCACAGGAATACTATCGGGCTATAACCCATGCGCGTTCGGATAAGAAAACGGAGCGCTCTGTGTCTGCCATTTACTACGACGTGCCTCTGCTCAACCAAGCGCTTACCGGCAAGGCCATACTGCCCCAATCCCGCCGGATTGCCCTATTGGCTACTCCAAAGAGCACTCACCTTTACAGCGAATTGCTGTCGCAGTTGCCAAAGTACAATCTGGAAGCGCAGATGTTTGTTGTAAACAGTAATAGCGAGCTCATACCAACTCTGGTGCGCGCGCTCTATTACGGTGATTTCGTGTTGGCAGCTCAAGACCCCAGCATTTACAACCCAAGCACCATCAAACACATTCTGCTTACCGCCTACCGGCGAAACATCATGGTGATTGGTCCAAGCCAAGCCTATGTCAAAGCCGGTTCGCTGGCGTCAAGCTACGCGCCCTACTCTGCGGTGGCGCAAGCCTTGGTTAGCGCTCTGGAACAGTGGTTTCACGAGGGTGTCTTGCCGAAACCGGCGTACCCGACCGATTTCAATGTTCAAATAAACGAGCAAGTCGGACGCTCCCTAAACATCCCTCTGCCGTCAGAGGCCAACGTAAAGGAACAGGTAATAGAACAGTTGCGTGAACAGGCGATGCCCGCCACCAAAGACGCGACCGCGGATGCCGAAAACAGAGGAATATTGCCATGA
- a CDS encoding HAMP domain-containing sensor histidine kinase: MIPRPRSFKAHRPPARLARKLLILGALPAVLMFAALMLFFTYVRLQDANDRVAEHSQIVADSLAPALEYAVVSGNTSVLNDIISESLRRSHADWIRVTNVRGDVIGFVSNANADASDRKRADVEARITTFAAPALDKNIYTAEILQKPLNMNGLNTPEWFDPGLSFVGGALRVGSVQVGVDPNLLASKRRGILWTSLALSTALLLLTMFLVNYFLTGILRPIRSIGLRIKALSHHDYSVTPVNEYRNSKELITIEIRLNELAQHLEEQRELQEHTLTQTRSALDQAERNSQAKSDFMDIASHELQTPLRAVLSTVKLIEGESLSTSQSEYLTTVSRATQDLLLVINDILEYSRLDRGTAVLRSYPFDLHQLIHNCVASHRQIAVEAGLTLDLSFQSGFPDVAMVYGDAPKLRQIIAGLLDNSIKGSHDGSIQIEACLKILDSAQLPVHRNDADQLPPAALLSIAVSNTAAQNLSHSLGANFDNFDDFDKIGKGNLSGNTGFMGLSLPLVQRLIELMGGQLKVEASADGHSLLRFEIPFER; this comes from the coding sequence ATGATACCTCGGCCACGGTCCTTTAAGGCGCACCGTCCACCTGCCAGACTTGCTCGAAAACTGCTTATTCTTGGCGCTTTGCCCGCTGTTCTAATGTTCGCCGCACTGATGCTGTTTTTTACCTATGTGCGCTTGCAAGACGCCAACGACCGGGTGGCGGAACATAGCCAGATTGTCGCTGACAGCCTGGCGCCCGCATTGGAATACGCGGTCGTATCCGGCAACACCAGTGTGCTCAACGACATTATTTCCGAATCTTTACGCCGCAGCCATGCTGACTGGATACGCGTGACTAACGTTCGCGGCGATGTGATCGGCTTTGTCAGTAACGCGAACGCCGACGCCAGTGATCGCAAGCGGGCCGATGTGGAAGCGCGAATAACGACGTTTGCAGCACCCGCTTTGGACAAAAACATTTATACGGCTGAGATTCTTCAAAAACCTTTGAACATGAATGGCTTAAATACCCCTGAGTGGTTCGATCCAGGTTTGAGCTTCGTCGGCGGAGCCTTGCGGGTGGGCAGCGTGCAGGTAGGTGTTGATCCGAACCTTCTGGCCAGCAAGCGCCGCGGCATCCTTTGGACGTCGCTGGCTTTGAGTACTGCCCTGCTGCTTCTGACTATGTTTCTTGTTAATTACTTTCTTACCGGTATCCTGCGCCCCATACGTAGCATCGGGCTACGAATTAAAGCCCTCAGCCACCATGATTACAGCGTGACGCCGGTAAATGAATATCGTAATTCTAAGGAACTGATCACCATAGAAATACGCCTGAACGAGCTAGCGCAACATCTAGAAGAGCAGCGAGAATTGCAGGAGCACACCTTGACTCAAACCCGCTCTGCCCTGGATCAGGCCGAGCGCAACAGCCAAGCAAAATCCGACTTTATGGACATTGCGAGTCATGAGTTACAGACTCCTCTGCGAGCCGTGCTGAGCACTGTCAAACTGATCGAGGGCGAAAGCCTGAGCACTAGTCAAAGCGAATACCTAACGACCGTCAGTCGCGCTACGCAGGACCTATTACTGGTGATAAACGATATTTTGGAGTATTCACGTCTGGATCGCGGCACTGCGGTGCTGCGGTCTTATCCATTTGATTTGCACCAGTTGATTCACAACTGCGTGGCGTCCCACAGACAAATCGCGGTAGAAGCCGGATTAACCCTGGATCTCAGCTTTCAATCGGGCTTTCCAGACGTAGCGATGGTGTATGGAGATGCGCCAAAATTGCGCCAAATAATAGCAGGCCTTCTGGATAACTCTATTAAAGGCAGTCACGACGGCAGCATACAGATTGAAGCCTGCCTGAAAATCCTGGATTCCGCACAATTGCCGGTTCATCGGAACGATGCCGATCAACTTCCTCCGGCGGCATTACTGAGCATTGCAGTGTCTAATACCGCGGCGCAAAACTTATCGCACAGCCTAGGCGCTAACTTTGACAATTTTGATGACTTCGACAAGATAGGCAAGGGTAACCTGAGCGGAAACACCGGGTTTATGGGCCTGAGCCTGCCGTTGGTACAACGGCTTATTGAACTGATGGGAGGCCAACTAAAAGTAGAAGCCAGCGCCGATGGGCATTCGCTATTACGCTTCGAAATTCCATTTGAACGATAA